One window of the Mycobacterium xenopi genome contains the following:
- a CDS encoding type II toxin-antitoxin system VapC family toxin, which yields MIAYLDSSVLARAYLVDEDGHQQAIALLGDPEIATVTGTWTRIEVSGALVRAARGGRGDEKGLLALLDADLTGPVIVLAAPQDQVEQHALELVRRHGLRAMDAWHLAVAAIVVPPLLDRGEPKAFASRDQAQRKVAEELGFIAI from the coding sequence GTGATCGCCTACCTGGACTCCTCGGTTCTGGCTCGCGCTTACCTTGTCGATGAGGATGGACACCAGCAGGCAATCGCGCTGCTCGGCGACCCAGAGATCGCCACCGTCACCGGGACCTGGACAAGGATCGAAGTTTCGGGCGCATTGGTCCGCGCCGCGCGCGGCGGCCGCGGCGATGAGAAGGGGCTGCTCGCGCTGCTGGACGCGGACCTCACCGGCCCGGTGATCGTCCTCGCCGCGCCACAAGACCAGGTTGAGCAGCACGCTCTTGAACTTGTTCGCCGACATGGGCTGCGAGCGATGGATGCGTGGCACTTGGCCGTCGCCGCAATCGTTGTTCCACCGCTGCTGGATCGCGGCGAGCCCAAGGCGTTCGCATCGCGCGATCAGGCCCAACGAAAGGTCGCCGAAGAGCTCGGGTTCATCGCGATCTGA
- a CDS encoding nuclear transport factor 2 family protein has product MSLTKDDVRKVIDVYLRAWTTQDAGLIVTIFTPTATYHERVLQEPIRNEAGIREYWQTKVVAQQANIQAELLNLYLDGTTAVAEWEVRFDDLVAGERKLMREVAILEFEGDRIASLREYWASKQLTS; this is encoded by the coding sequence ATGAGTTTGACAAAGGACGACGTGCGCAAGGTCATCGACGTTTACCTGCGCGCATGGACCACTCAGGATGCTGGTCTGATCGTGACCATCTTCACCCCTACCGCGACCTATCATGAGCGCGTCTTGCAGGAACCGATTCGCAACGAGGCCGGAATCCGTGAATACTGGCAGACCAAGGTTGTCGCGCAACAGGCCAACATCCAGGCTGAGCTCCTTAACCTCTACCTCGATGGCACCACCGCCGTCGCCGAGTGGGAAGTGCGTTTCGACGATCTCGTTGCGGGCGAACGCAAGCTGATGCGCGAGGTCGCGATCTTGGAGTTCGAGGGAGATCGGATCGCCAGCCTCCGCGAGTACTGGGCGTCCAAGCAACTGACTTCGTGA
- a CDS encoding type II toxin-antitoxin system PemK/MazF family toxin, with protein MRRGELWTAAGGRHYAGKPRPVVIVQDDRFDATSSITVCPLTSDPTEIPLLRVPLSPSELNGLAAPSSIMLDKVTTMPRSKLGELIGNVSDAEMLEVSRRLVVFLGLA; from the coding sequence GTGAGACGCGGAGAGCTCTGGACGGCTGCTGGCGGCAGGCATTACGCCGGCAAACCGCGCCCGGTGGTCATAGTCCAGGACGATCGGTTTGATGCGACCTCGTCGATTACCGTCTGTCCGCTGACGAGCGATCCCACCGAGATTCCGCTGCTGCGAGTCCCGCTTTCGCCGAGCGAACTCAACGGGCTGGCTGCGCCGAGCAGCATCATGCTCGACAAGGTGACCACGATGCCCCGGTCCAAGCTAGGTGAGCTCATCGGGAACGTCTCTGACGCAGAGATGCTAGAGGTCTCCAGGCGGCTCGTGGTTTTTCTAGGCCTGGCTTGA
- a CDS encoding antitoxin MazE family protein: MPEREVRQRVADYRERLRRQGLRPVQIWVPDVRAPGFAAEAHRQSALAAASPYEGDDQAFVDAISSFDDGEEE; encoded by the coding sequence GTGCCTGAGCGTGAAGTTCGTCAACGGGTCGCTGACTATCGGGAACGTTTGCGCCGGCAGGGTTTGCGCCCGGTACAGATCTGGGTTCCCGATGTCCGAGCGCCAGGATTCGCGGCTGAGGCTCACCGTCAGTCGGCATTGGCGGCAGCCAGCCCTTATGAGGGTGATGATCAGGCATTCGTCGACGCGATCTCGTCGTTTGATGACGGCGAGGAGGAGTGA
- a CDS encoding type II toxin-antitoxin system PemK/MazF family toxin: MRHGELWFAATPGGDRPVLVLTRDLVTALTRTRRGLVSELELTAVQDGVPSDCFVNFDNVHTLPRTAFRRRITRLSAVGLHQACRTLRASTGC; the protein is encoded by the coding sequence ATGCGGCACGGTGAATTATGGTTCGCCGCCACCCCTGGCGGTGATCGCCCCGTGCTTGTTCTCACCAGGGATCTCGTCACCGCGCTGACCCGAACCCGCAGGGGACTGGTGTCGGAACTGGAATTGACGGCGGTTCAGGACGGCGTGCCAAGCGATTGCTTCGTCAACTTCGACAACGTTCATACGCTGCCGCGTACCGCATTTCGCCGCAGGATCACACGCTTGTCCGCGGTAGGTCTCCACCAAGCGTGCCGCACCCTGCGGGCAAGCACCGGATGCTAA
- a CDS encoding ribbon-helix-helix protein, CopG family, with the protein MISFRVDDADAAAIDEWARRLHVERSELIRDALRHHLAQLAADQDVRAYIEHPMTDEERALAEVADWGPAEDWADWADAAR; encoded by the coding sequence ATGATCAGCTTTCGGGTCGACGACGCGGACGCGGCCGCAATCGACGAGTGGGCGCGGCGGCTGCACGTCGAGCGGTCTGAGCTCATTCGCGATGCGCTGCGCCACCATTTGGCTCAGCTTGCAGCCGACCAGGACGTGCGCGCGTACATCGAGCACCCCATGACGGACGAGGAAAGGGCGCTCGCCGAGGTCGCCGATTGGGGCCCCGCAGAGGACTGGGCTGACTGGGCCGATGCGGCACGGTGA
- a CDS encoding DUF86 domain-containing protein, producing the protein MAYCAGRRREDLDNDELLRLAVTKLVEIVGEAAKNVSPELQAAEPGVPWAAAARMRDRLIHHYFDINIDILWQTVTEDLPKLLETLPPTELG; encoded by the coding sequence ATGGCCTATTGTGCAGGGCGACGGCGGGAAGACCTCGACAACGACGAGTTACTTCGGCTCGCGGTTACCAAACTCGTTGAAATTGTCGGCGAAGCCGCCAAGAACGTCAGCCCCGAACTCCAAGCCGCCGAACCCGGTGTGCCGTGGGCTGCCGCCGCCCGCATGCGTGATCGCCTCATCCACCACTATTTCGATATCAACATCGACATTTTGTGGCAGACGGTGACCGAAGACCTCCCCAAGCTGCTCGAGACGCTACCGCCGACCGAATTGGGATAA
- a CDS encoding nucleotidyltransferase family protein — protein sequence MQLRPGLTIEDSVLDSFAKRWGIRRLAIYGSVLGEDFGPSSDIDMLVEFLPGRTPGLLQIAAMELELEAALGREVELRTYEDLSPFFRDDVVATARPVYAA from the coding sequence GTGCAACTCAGGCCTGGGCTGACGATCGAGGATTCCGTGCTCGACAGCTTCGCTAAGCGCTGGGGGATCAGACGACTCGCAATATACGGGTCGGTACTGGGCGAGGACTTTGGTCCTTCCAGCGACATCGATATGCTCGTCGAGTTTCTTCCCGGCCGTACTCCAGGCCTCCTGCAAATCGCAGCGATGGAACTGGAGCTCGAAGCCGCGCTTGGCCGAGAGGTCGAACTTCGGACGTACGAAGACCTCAGCCCATTCTTCCGCGACGACGTGGTCGCGACCGCACGCCCGGTCTATGCGGCCTGA
- a CDS encoding type II toxin-antitoxin system PemK/MazF family toxin: MNAWPARGEVWWCELAEIGCRPVVVLSRDAAIPRFRRALVAPCTTTIRGLASEAVLEPGSDPIPRRSAVNLDSVESVSVAVLVSRLGRLSDTRMREICEALEIAVDCTG; the protein is encoded by the coding sequence GTGAACGCGTGGCCGGCTCGTGGCGAGGTGTGGTGGTGCGAACTGGCCGAGATCGGTTGTCGCCCAGTGGTTGTCCTGTCCCGTGACGCGGCGATCCCGCGTTTTCGACGCGCCCTCGTCGCGCCATGCACGACAACGATTCGTGGACTCGCCAGCGAAGCTGTTCTGGAACCTGGATCCGACCCAATCCCGCGCCGTTCGGCGGTCAATCTTGACTCGGTCGAAAGCGTGTCAGTAGCGGTCTTGGTCAGCCGCCTTGGGCGACTTTCCGACACCCGAATGCGCGAAATCTGCGAAGCCCTCGAAATCGCGGTCGACTGCACGGGCTGA
- a CDS encoding nucleotidyltransferase domain-containing protein: MSDVATRIAEAVEALRCHGAAFAYLHGSRANNTARPTSDVDIAAYFGGQRPPAAFEVLLPAGVDLLVLDNAPLELAGKVALHGTLLFEKDPPTRVAWEATTRKIYFDELRESLAPTRSLPKRCAVVDEARVLRLLRGITDDVAILRRESAAGQARRADQIWLRGVKYTFVTPIEACIDVAQHICSAEGWGTPRLRSPTSGAIWHRGDGRPAVRERVAGSWRGVVVRTGRDRLSPSGCPVP, translated from the coding sequence ATGAGCGACGTCGCGACGCGAATTGCGGAGGCCGTCGAGGCGCTGCGGTGTCACGGCGCCGCGTTCGCCTACCTGCACGGCAGCCGAGCGAACAACACGGCGCGGCCAACCTCCGACGTCGACATCGCCGCATACTTCGGTGGACAGCGGCCACCGGCGGCCTTCGAGGTTTTGCTGCCCGCAGGCGTCGACCTGCTCGTCCTCGACAACGCTCCACTGGAACTCGCGGGCAAAGTTGCGCTGCACGGCACGCTGCTATTCGAAAAAGACCCGCCCACCCGGGTGGCTTGGGAAGCGACGACGCGCAAGATCTACTTCGACGAACTCCGCGAATCACTCGCGCCCACAAGGAGTTTGCCGAAGCGGTGCGCCGTGGTCGATGAGGCTCGAGTCCTTCGGCTGCTGCGCGGTATTACCGACGACGTGGCCATTTTGCGTCGCGAATCCGCGGCGGGGCAGGCCCGCAGGGCCGACCAGATATGGCTGCGCGGCGTCAAGTACACGTTCGTCACGCCGATCGAGGCTTGCATTGACGTTGCACAACACATCTGTTCGGCGGAAGGTTGGGGTACTCCGCGCCTGAGGAGCCCGACGAGTGGGGCGATTTGGCATCGTGGCGACGGGCGGCCGGCCGTTCGTGAACGCGTGGCCGGCTCGTGGCGAGGTGTGGTGGTGCGAACTGGCCGAGATCGGTTGTCGCCCAGTGGTTGTCCTGTCCCGTGA
- a CDS encoding NYN domain-containing protein, with the protein MRWIVDGMNVIGSRPDGWWEDRRRAMVALVDSLDRWASTTGEQVTVVFERPPSAAIRAATIEVAYAPVAAANSADDEIVRLVGADTQPHDICVVTSDRTLTDRVRSMGASVHPAHRFRNLVDP; encoded by the coding sequence GTGCGCTGGATCGTCGACGGCATGAACGTGATCGGCTCCCGCCCGGACGGCTGGTGGGAGGATCGTCGGCGCGCGATGGTGGCGCTGGTAGACAGCCTGGACCGCTGGGCGTCGACCACGGGGGAGCAGGTGACGGTGGTATTCGAGCGGCCCCCGTCGGCGGCCATCCGCGCGGCGACGATCGAGGTGGCGTATGCGCCCGTGGCGGCCGCCAACTCAGCCGACGACGAGATCGTCCGGCTGGTCGGCGCCGATACGCAGCCGCACGACATCTGCGTCGTCACCTCGGACCGGACGTTGACCGATCGAGTCCGCAGCATGGGCGCGTCGGTGCACCCGGCGCACCGCTTCCGCAACCTCGTCGATCCCTAG
- the tpx gene encoding thiol peroxidase, translated as MAQITLRGNPVHTVGELPAVGSPAPSFTLTGTDLGEVSSDKFRGKPLLLNIFPSIDTPVCAASVRTFNERAAGKGLSVLCVSKDLPFAQQRFCGAEGIENVVTASAFRSSFGEDYGVTITDGPMAGLLARAVVVIGADGNVAYEELVPEIATEPNYDAALAALG; from the coding sequence ATGGCACAGATAACGTTGCGTGGAAATCCGGTCCATACGGTTGGCGAACTCCCGGCGGTGGGCTCTCCTGCCCCCAGCTTCACCTTGACGGGCACCGACCTCGGTGAGGTCAGCAGCGACAAGTTCCGTGGCAAGCCCTTGCTGCTCAACATTTTTCCGTCCATCGACACCCCGGTCTGTGCGGCCAGCGTGCGCACCTTCAACGAACGCGCCGCCGGCAAGGGCCTGTCCGTGTTGTGCGTGTCCAAAGACCTGCCGTTCGCCCAGCAGCGCTTCTGCGGCGCCGAGGGCATCGAGAATGTCGTCACGGCATCGGCGTTTCGCAGCAGCTTCGGCGAGGACTATGGCGTCACCATCACCGACGGTCCGATGGCCGGACTGCTGGCACGCGCCGTCGTCGTGATCGGCGCCGACGGCAACGTCGCGTACGAGGAACTGGTGCCCGAAATCGCCACCGAGCCCAACTACGACGCGGCGCTGGCCGCGCTGGGCTAG
- a CDS encoding class I SAM-dependent methyltransferase, producing MARTDNDTWDITESVGATALGVAAARAAESESDNPLVRDPFARVFLDAAGEGMWSWFAAPQLPEEIVEAEPDLPLRMRSMVNYMASRTVFFDEFFVDATKAGVRQAVILAAGLDSRAWRLPWPDGTTVYELDQPKVLEFKSSTLQQRGDEPTANLVTVPVDLRHDWPAALQQAGFDASAPSVWSAEGLLPFLPAAAQDLLFERVHALSVPGSRIAVEAPGPGFTDPKLRERQRAQMQRYRALAAKLDLQQDIPDVQELWYFEEREDVGDWLRRHGWDVSVVPAEELMARYGRPPADIEDSAPRSLFVSARRL from the coding sequence GTGGCACGAACCGACAACGACACCTGGGACATCACCGAGAGCGTGGGCGCGACGGCGCTGGGCGTGGCTGCGGCACGCGCGGCGGAAAGCGAGAGCGACAACCCGCTGGTCCGCGACCCGTTCGCGCGGGTGTTCCTCGACGCTGCCGGGGAGGGCATGTGGAGCTGGTTCGCCGCACCGCAGCTGCCCGAGGAGATCGTCGAGGCCGAGCCCGATCTTCCGCTGCGGATGCGGTCGATGGTCAACTACATGGCCTCGCGGACCGTGTTTTTCGACGAGTTCTTTGTCGACGCCACCAAGGCCGGTGTGCGCCAAGCGGTGATCCTGGCGGCCGGGCTGGATTCGCGGGCGTGGCGGCTGCCGTGGCCGGACGGGACGACGGTCTACGAGCTCGACCAGCCCAAGGTGCTGGAGTTCAAGTCGTCGACGCTGCAGCAACGCGGTGATGAGCCGACGGCCAACCTGGTCACTGTCCCGGTCGATCTGCGCCACGACTGGCCGGCAGCGTTGCAGCAGGCAGGTTTTGACGCTTCGGCGCCCAGCGTGTGGTCGGCAGAGGGGCTGCTGCCGTTTCTGCCGGCCGCCGCCCAGGATCTGCTCTTCGAGCGGGTTCACGCCCTGAGCGTGCCGGGCAGCCGCATCGCCGTCGAGGCGCCCGGCCCCGGCTTCACCGACCCGAAGTTGCGTGAACGGCAGCGAGCCCAGATGCAGCGCTACCGTGCCCTGGCAGCGAAACTCGACCTGCAGCAAGACATCCCGGATGTCCAGGAGCTGTGGTACTTCGAGGAGCGCGAGGACGTCGGTGACTGGTTGCGCCGCCACGGCTGGGACGTGTCGGTGGTGCCGGCCGAGGAGCTGATGGCCCGCTACGGCCGCCCGCCCGCGGACATCGAAGACTCGGCGCCGCGCAGTTTGTTCGTGTCGGCGCGACGGCTATAG